The following are encoded in a window of Rhizobium sp. 11515TR genomic DNA:
- a CDS encoding TIGR00645 family protein, giving the protein MKSLELLVERIILSSRWLLVIFYLGLAASLAVYAVSFAYKFYKVAINVFAYDEADMILAILGLIDAALVASLIVMVMISGYENFVSRFDEAEGEVSFLGKLDSGSLKIKVASSIVAISSIHLLQIFLNATQYDNAKLMWFTIIHLAFVVSALLLGFLEKIMAKAKAKG; this is encoded by the coding sequence ATGAAGTCCCTGGAATTGCTGGTCGAGCGCATTATCCTCTCCAGTCGCTGGCTCCTGGTGATCTTCTATCTCGGCCTTGCCGCTTCGCTCGCCGTCTACGCGGTCTCGTTCGCCTACAAGTTCTACAAGGTGGCGATCAACGTCTTCGCCTATGACGAAGCGGACATGATCCTCGCCATTCTCGGCCTCATCGATGCCGCCCTGGTGGCAAGCCTGATCGTCATGGTGATGATTTCCGGCTATGAGAATTTCGTCAGCCGCTTCGACGAAGCCGAAGGTGAGGTTTCCTTCCTCGGCAAGCTCGATTCAGGCAGCCTCAAGATCAAGGTCGCATCCTCGATCGTCGCCATTTCCTCGATCCACCTGCTGCAAATCTTCCTGAACGCCACGCAATATGACAACGCCAAGCTGATGTGGTTCACCATCATCCACCTCGCCTTTGTCGTCTCGGCACTGTTGCTGGGCTTCTTGGAGAAGATCATGGCGAAGGCCAAAGCCAAAGGATAG
- a CDS encoding COG3904 family protein: MNFRFFPQLAARCCQTLLWFVTGVSLLLVSPALAEAAGVAGGTPMRFLLVHGEMGQCRADNTCPDWISAEGQIMADTPRKLQKILKQVGDRKLAIVVSSPGGDVKAAMEMARIIRKQKLSIAVGRTRSRVCPYAEPICSAAFAKDGSITGQPFSDGAICFSACPLFFAGGAQRVSSPFALLGVHQITTTYSEVRVQYRTEYEMVDGKRKVISKKEIGRKFVGKYDTTKLDKAQRTRLVNFLDKMGVDRGLVDLMLGTDPNGIHLISQMDALRLRLTTELADADALVSARNCKENQSISDCVAPTPSTTTAPMTSASAMAGK; encoded by the coding sequence ATGAATTTTCGCTTCTTCCCGCAGCTCGCGGCGCGCTGCTGTCAAACGCTGTTGTGGTTCGTCACCGGCGTTTCGCTACTGCTTGTTTCGCCTGCGCTTGCCGAAGCGGCTGGCGTTGCCGGCGGCACGCCGATGCGGTTTTTGCTCGTTCACGGCGAGATGGGCCAGTGCCGGGCCGATAACACTTGCCCGGACTGGATCTCCGCCGAAGGGCAGATCATGGCGGACACGCCGCGGAAGCTACAGAAAATCCTGAAACAGGTCGGCGATCGCAAGTTGGCCATCGTCGTCAGCTCGCCGGGTGGCGATGTCAAGGCGGCGATGGAGATGGCTCGCATCATTCGCAAGCAGAAGCTTTCGATCGCAGTCGGCCGCACCCGCTCGCGGGTATGCCCCTATGCCGAGCCGATCTGCTCAGCAGCCTTTGCAAAGGACGGCTCGATCACGGGGCAGCCATTCTCGGATGGCGCAATCTGCTTTTCGGCCTGCCCGCTGTTTTTTGCAGGCGGTGCCCAGCGCGTTTCCAGCCCCTTCGCACTGCTGGGCGTTCATCAGATTACAACGACCTACAGCGAGGTACGCGTCCAGTACCGCACCGAATATGAGATGGTGGATGGCAAGCGCAAGGTCATCTCCAAGAAGGAAATCGGCCGCAAATTCGTCGGCAAATACGATACGACCAAGCTCGACAAGGCGCAAAGGACCAGGCTGGTCAACTTCCTTGACAAGATGGGCGTGGACCGGGGACTTGTCGATCTGATGCTTGGAACCGACCCGAACGGGATTCATCTGATTTCGCAGATGGACGCGTTGAGGCTGAGGCTGACGACGGAGCTTGCCGATGCCGACGCACTGGTCTCGGCGCGCAATTGCAAGGAAAATCAATCGATTTCCGATTGTGTTGCGCCGACACCCTCGACGACCACTGCGCCGATGACCAGCGCATCGGCAATGGCCGGCAAGTAG
- a CDS encoding helix-turn-helix transcriptional regulator, whose amino-acid sequence MSYIITAERQLLLSAELAAARTQAAFALALERTGSAFGFSHMALMNAPVPDDTMMTPLLIEGTVPAQFIREFDRHQLVRRCPMLLRTRDSVMPRSWHLLEKDAEPDADLPRELRTLLINYNCPMSVVIPVNAPDGQRLVFWFMGNRNSLGQSEINELTLIMLQALDAYNCLKRNDSAAPHSLSARELEVVRWTAQGKTSVEIGQILTLSDHTVNAYMMNAIKKLDCVNRTQLVAKAIRLKLIS is encoded by the coding sequence ATGTCCTATATCATTACTGCCGAGAGACAATTGCTGCTTTCTGCCGAGCTGGCTGCTGCTCGGACACAAGCGGCCTTTGCACTGGCCCTGGAACGGACCGGGTCAGCTTTTGGCTTCAGCCATATGGCTCTCATGAACGCCCCGGTTCCCGACGACACGATGATGACGCCGTTGCTCATCGAAGGCACGGTGCCGGCTCAGTTCATCCGTGAATTTGATCGTCATCAGCTCGTTCGCCGTTGTCCAATGCTGTTGCGCACCCGCGATTCGGTCATGCCACGCTCCTGGCATCTGCTGGAAAAGGACGCCGAACCCGACGCGGATTTGCCGCGCGAACTTCGCACGCTCCTGATCAACTACAATTGCCCGATGAGCGTCGTCATTCCGGTCAACGCCCCGGATGGTCAACGCCTTGTCTTCTGGTTCATGGGCAATCGCAACAGTCTCGGCCAGAGCGAGATCAACGAACTCACCCTGATCATGCTGCAGGCGCTCGATGCTTATAATTGCCTCAAGCGCAACGACAGTGCCGCGCCACACTCGCTTTCGGCACGTGAGCTGGAAGTGGTTCGCTGGACCGCTCAGGGGAAGACCTCGGTGGAGATTGGCCAGATCCTCACCCTCTCCGACCATACGGTCAACGCCTATATGATGAATGCGATCAAGAAGCTCGATTGCGTCAACCGCACACAGCTCGTCGCAAAAGCCATCCGCCTGAAGCTGATCAGCTAG
- a CDS encoding DUF2333 family protein produces MLDSITAFFKRIWGAIVRWLGLVFVGLSWPFLAVHGWYRQRNWLIKLPVAAFVTLMALLYIYFVWQTQVWTGFNPAYPDVYKFSERKYSAGQELPATEGQQAAATAPKTCQTSAVVDVATDLIDFNVNQNAWISSMLLYKLGFFGISWDDTPFLDNKASFQRGINSVVRRTSAELVDTLGRVRGTSGINSDLQKARGNLQFDESSWYFGLHPFGPKTPSPSYYRAAMSNLRSFNSDLGNCKAIFDGRADNLLQFVDHIANDLGSTADILAKRAGDHSYGWLDTRADDRFWFAYGQLYASYGILMAARSDFQQVIAERNVGTLWADVTTQLQTALRIQPFIISNGPEDSSFMPSHLATMGFHILRVRSSLVEIRTVLGGR; encoded by the coding sequence ATGCTTGACTCGATCACGGCGTTCTTCAAGCGGATCTGGGGCGCTATCGTACGGTGGCTGGGATTGGTTTTCGTCGGGTTAAGCTGGCCGTTTCTTGCCGTTCATGGCTGGTATCGGCAGCGCAACTGGCTGATCAAGTTGCCTGTCGCCGCCTTCGTGACGCTGATGGCGCTGCTCTATATCTACTTCGTTTGGCAGACGCAGGTCTGGACAGGGTTCAATCCGGCCTATCCGGATGTCTACAAATTTTCCGAGCGCAAATATTCCGCCGGGCAGGAGCTGCCTGCGACGGAGGGACAGCAGGCCGCGGCAACGGCGCCCAAGACCTGCCAAACCTCGGCTGTCGTCGACGTTGCCACCGATCTGATCGATTTCAACGTCAACCAGAATGCCTGGATTTCCTCGATGCTGCTCTACAAGCTCGGCTTCTTCGGCATTTCGTGGGATGACACGCCCTTCCTCGACAACAAGGCTTCCTTCCAGCGGGGCATCAATTCCGTCGTTCGTCGTACCTCGGCGGAGCTGGTCGATACGCTCGGCCGCGTGCGCGGAACCTCCGGCATCAACAGCGATCTGCAGAAGGCGCGCGGCAACCTGCAATTTGACGAGTCCAGCTGGTATTTCGGCCTGCATCCCTTCGGGCCGAAGACGCCGAGCCCAAGCTATTATCGCGCCGCGATGAGCAATCTGCGCAGCTTCAATAGCGACCTCGGCAACTGCAAGGCAATTTTCGATGGGCGCGCCGACAATCTTCTCCAGTTCGTCGACCACATTGCCAACGATCTCGGCAGCACTGCAGACATATTGGCGAAGCGTGCCGGGGATCACAGCTACGGCTGGCTGGATACGCGGGCTGACGATCGCTTCTGGTTCGCCTATGGTCAGCTTTACGCGAGCTACGGCATTCTGATGGCGGCCCGCTCGGATTTCCAGCAGGTGATAGCCGAGCGCAATGTTGGCACGCTTTGGGCTGACGTCACCACGCAATTGCAGACTGCCTTGCGCATTCAGCCCTTCATCATTTCCAATGGGCCGGAAGACAGCTCCTTCATGCCGAGCCATCTTGCGACCATGGGCTTCCATATTCTGCGGGTACGTTCGAGCCTCGTCGAAATCCGTACGGTTCTGGGTGGTCGCTAA
- a CDS encoding c-type cytochrome, protein MKLQCLVSAVIVLASTSSVLADGDVVAGAVVFKKCGACHTATRPDNRVGPSLMGVVGRAVASKPDYAYSPAMRAFGADGKVWDEALLRKYLPAPQFLVKGTRMAFPGLKNDKDLDNLIAYLKNPAAAQ, encoded by the coding sequence ATGAAACTGCAATGTCTGGTGTCGGCGGTCATCGTGCTTGCCTCGACTTCTTCCGTGCTCGCAGATGGCGATGTCGTCGCGGGTGCCGTCGTTTTCAAGAAATGCGGAGCCTGTCACACGGCGACTAGGCCCGACAATCGGGTTGGCCCCTCGTTGATGGGGGTCGTCGGGCGAGCCGTCGCAAGTAAGCCGGATTATGCCTATTCACCGGCGATGAGGGCATTCGGTGCGGACGGCAAGGTCTGGGATGAAGCGCTGCTGCGGAAATATCTGCCGGCGCCGCAATTCCTCGTCAAAGGCACCCGGATGGCGTTCCCGGGTCTGAAAAACGACAAGGACCTCGACAACCTTATTGCCTATCTGAAGAATCCAGCCGCTGCCCAATAG
- a CDS encoding thymidine kinase, translating to MAKLYFHYSTMNAGKSTMLLQAAYNYQERGMRTAAFIAALDDRAGRGTIASRIGLTMDALPFETSDDLYAMVDEMHASEPLACVFVDEAQFLTREQVWQLAHIVDRLGLPVMTYGLRTDFHGHLFPGSQELLTIADELREVRTICHCGRKATMVVRLDAAGNVVREGAQIEIGGSDKYVSLCRRHWEEAITCE from the coding sequence ATGGCCAAGCTCTACTTCCATTATTCGACGATGAATGCCGGCAAATCGACGATGCTGCTGCAGGCTGCCTATAATTATCAGGAGCGCGGCATGCGCACCGCAGCCTTCATTGCAGCCCTCGACGATCGCGCCGGGCGTGGCACGATCGCCTCGCGCATCGGCCTGACCATGGATGCCTTGCCCTTCGAAACCAGCGATGATCTCTATGCGATGGTCGATGAAATGCATGCAAGCGAGCCGCTTGCTTGCGTCTTCGTCGACGAGGCGCAATTTCTGACGCGCGAGCAGGTTTGGCAGCTTGCCCATATCGTCGACCGCCTCGGCCTTCCGGTCATGACTTACGGGCTGCGCACGGATTTCCATGGACATCTGTTTCCGGGATCGCAGGAGCTGCTGACCATCGCCGACGAATTGCGGGAGGTGCGCACCATCTGCCATTGCGGACGCAAGGCGACGATGGTGGTGCGGCTCGATGCCGCCGGCAATGTCGTCCGTGAAGGCGCACAGATCGAGATCGGCGGTAGCGACAAATATGTCTCGCTTTGCCGTCGCCATTGGGAGGAGGCGATTACCTGCGAGTGA
- a CDS encoding choline ABC transporter substrate-binding protein, with product MIKMTLTAFAFASTLSALTLGATAASAAEPASCSTVHFADVGWTDITSTTATASILLKALGYDTDVKVLAVPVTYQSLKNKDIDVFLGNWMPSMAENIKPFAADKSVETVRANLEGAKYTLATNQKGADLGIKDFKDIAAHKDELDGKIYGIEPGNDGNRLVIDMVDKNTFGLKGFEVVESSEQGMLAQVSRADKEGKPIIFLGWAPHPMNTTYKMTYLTGGDDVFGPNFGGATVYTNVRAGYLQECPNVGTFVKNLVFSLPMENEIMGKILNDGKDPEVAATEWLKANPTAITPWLAGVTTKDGGDGLAAVKAKLGL from the coding sequence ATGATAAAAATGACCCTTACTGCATTCGCTTTCGCCTCAACTCTCTCCGCACTGACATTGGGCGCCACCGCGGCCTCCGCAGCCGAGCCGGCAAGCTGTAGCACCGTACATTTCGCCGATGTGGGCTGGACCGACATCACTTCCACCACGGCCACCGCCTCCATCCTCCTGAAGGCGCTCGGCTACGACACCGACGTCAAGGTTCTCGCCGTGCCGGTGACCTACCAGTCGCTGAAGAACAAGGACATCGATGTCTTCCTCGGCAACTGGATGCCCTCCATGGCCGAGAACATCAAGCCGTTCGCCGCGGACAAGTCGGTGGAAACCGTACGCGCCAATTTGGAAGGTGCCAAATACACGCTGGCGACCAATCAAAAGGGCGCGGATCTCGGCATCAAGGACTTCAAGGACATCGCCGCCCACAAGGATGAGCTTGACGGCAAGATCTACGGCATCGAGCCGGGCAATGACGGCAACCGGCTGGTGATCGACATGGTCGACAAGAACACCTTCGGCCTCAAAGGCTTCGAAGTGGTCGAATCCTCCGAACAGGGCATGCTCGCTCAGGTCTCCCGCGCCGATAAGGAAGGCAAGCCGATCATCTTCCTCGGCTGGGCCCCGCATCCGATGAACACCACCTACAAGATGACCTATCTCACTGGCGGTGACGACGTGTTCGGACCTAACTTCGGTGGTGCGACCGTCTATACCAACGTCCGGGCCGGCTACTTGCAGGAATGCCCGAATGTCGGCACCTTCGTTAAAAATCTCGTCTTCTCGCTGCCGATGGAAAACGAAATTATGGGTAAGATCCTGAATGACGGTAAGGATCCGGAAGTCGCAGCGACGGAATGGCTGAAGGCCAACCCCACAGCAATCACGCCGTGGCTCGCAGGCGTCACCACCAAGGATGGCGGTGACGGCCTGGCGGCGGTCAAGGCCAAGCTTGGCCTGTAA